From one Anoplolepis gracilipes chromosome 10, ASM4749672v1, whole genome shotgun sequence genomic stretch:
- the Skpa gene encoding S-phase kinase-associated protein 1 isoform X1, which yields MQMPNIKLQSSDGEVYEVDVEIAKCSVTIKTMLEDLGMDEEEEEIVPLPNVNSAILKKVIQWATYHKDDPPPPEDDENKEKRTDDINSWDADFLKVDQGTLFELILAANYLDIKGLLDVTCKTVANMIKGKTPEEIRKTFNIKNDFTASEEEQVRKENEWCEEK from the exons ATGCAGATGCCTAACATCAAGCTACAGAGCTCCGACGGCGAGGTATATGAGGTCGACGTCGAGATCGCAAAATGTTCAGTTACCATTAAGACCATGTTAGAGGATCTTGGTATGGatgaggaagaggaggagattGTGCCGTTGCCGAACGTTAATTCGGCAATTCTCAAGAAGGTAATACAATGGGCTACGTATCACAAGGACGACCCACCACCACCAGAGGATGATGAGAACAAAGAGAAACGTACTGATGATATCAATTCGTGGGACGCTGATTTTCTGAAA GTTGACCAAGGCACTCTTTTCGAATTGATTCTAGCAGCTAACTATCTCGACATTAAGGGTCTCTTAGATGTTACATGCAAAACTGTTGCCAATATGATCAAAGGCAAGACACCCGAAGAGATTCGTAAAACATTTAACATCAAGAATGATTTTACCGCTTCAGAAGAAGAGCAAGTACGCAAGGAGAATGAGTGGTGTGAGGAGAAATAA
- the LOC140670531 gene encoding uncharacterized protein isoform X1, translating to MLISIYIVKISLVLVAVLYVTFVQRCIIIFTIVVCYYQSWVSAVNCERNPYDPACRGSQIRKRLPPLPIMRTINCDETDCSKLPRMKFLIAILDDNPRDAYPAEALPVHSKKKLPRVDPQDVYMDY from the exons atgttaatttcgATCTATATAGTTAAAATCAGCTTAGTTCTGGTCGCCGTACTTTACGTT ACGTTTGTACAACGATGCATAATTATCTTCACCATTGTCGTGTGCTACTATCAGTCTTGGGTCAGCGCAGTGAACTGCGA GAGAAATCCATATGATCCTGCCTGCCGAGGTTCACAGATCAGGAAACGCTTGCCACCGTTGCCTATCATGCGTACGATAAACTGCGATGAGACTGATTGCAGCAAGCTTCCTagaatgaaatttttgatCGCAATTCTCGATGAC aatCCCAGGGATGCTTATCCAGCTGAGGCTTTACCTGTTCATTCGAAGAAGAAGCTGCCGCGGGTCGATCCACAGGATGTATATATGGACTATTGA
- the Skpa gene encoding S-phase kinase-associated protein 1 isoform X2: MPNIKLQSSDGEVYEVDVEIAKCSVTIKTMLEDLGMDEEEEEIVPLPNVNSAILKKVIQWATYHKDDPPPPEDDENKEKRTDDINSWDADFLKVDQGTLFELILAANYLDIKGLLDVTCKTVANMIKGKTPEEIRKTFNIKNDFTASEEEQVRKENEWCEEK, from the exons ATGCCTAACATCAAGCTACAGAGCTCCGACGGCGAGGTATATGAGGTCGACGTCGAGATCGCAAAATGTTCAGTTACCATTAAGACCATGTTAGAGGATCTTGGTATGGatgaggaagaggaggagattGTGCCGTTGCCGAACGTTAATTCGGCAATTCTCAAGAAGGTAATACAATGGGCTACGTATCACAAGGACGACCCACCACCACCAGAGGATGATGAGAACAAAGAGAAACGTACTGATGATATCAATTCGTGGGACGCTGATTTTCTGAAA GTTGACCAAGGCACTCTTTTCGAATTGATTCTAGCAGCTAACTATCTCGACATTAAGGGTCTCTTAGATGTTACATGCAAAACTGTTGCCAATATGATCAAAGGCAAGACACCCGAAGAGATTCGTAAAACATTTAACATCAAGAATGATTTTACCGCTTCAGAAGAAGAGCAAGTACGCAAGGAGAATGAGTGGTGTGAGGAGAAATAA
- the LOC140670531 gene encoding uncharacterized protein isoform X2 produces MTITFVQRCIIIFTIVVCYYQSWVSAVNCERNPYDPACRGSQIRKRLPPLPIMRTINCDETDCSKLPRMKFLIAILDDNPRDAYPAEALPVHSKKKLPRVDPQDVYMDY; encoded by the exons ATGACGATC ACGTTTGTACAACGATGCATAATTATCTTCACCATTGTCGTGTGCTACTATCAGTCTTGGGTCAGCGCAGTGAACTGCGA GAGAAATCCATATGATCCTGCCTGCCGAGGTTCACAGATCAGGAAACGCTTGCCACCGTTGCCTATCATGCGTACGATAAACTGCGATGAGACTGATTGCAGCAAGCTTCCTagaatgaaatttttgatCGCAATTCTCGATGAC aatCCCAGGGATGCTTATCCAGCTGAGGCTTTACCTGTTCATTCGAAGAAGAAGCTGCCGCGGGTCGATCCACAGGATGTATATATGGACTATTGA
- the LOC140669977 gene encoding uncharacterized protein — protein MMSVLAQRLSCFRCMYSVLLRLNDKGNYVQRMMIDTMSEHGLDNRLTRTSHAHHVRKLHQYREFAVLSTNRQQVDVNIRQVTGDSDKRTEPEKLQENEYAHNLFLSSSNYSKTVLRPIMAYAYVSNEEALGLLEQNWSRMTSEEVLSAIKKVSYNISGNKDKRIDPVKYMNAFKALPIEKLSDNDLIIMIRHLVPFCNFVSHSFYHSFYEHVDNECVKRYLQLNINEMLLLCDMIYQMMRNNKSKYMWYAMRKLGNKPNKLSSKQLVQVLFFLNICRKPPINMYEIEYCLERCMNDLSINELAVATLGFFKTGTKIRNIIFLDEIMKKTIAEIDIVDSVSIGAIFKLIRYSMQLTAIPTFMDLLNVLAPHEPRFTLMSLIHIAHACARVMLYDEELIDRIIKRFNSEIKTARLKDFERFFFVLASFNVDPSNSIYQNVIEELRASWDTSRAQEISEYPQVASRILGYLAILSIYPTDLIKRIMSPEYMNKICRSNYTYLSREYCVLDYSLRLEVPEYNGPFLKPSVCQFLEKKYFKEFCQTGLAESTRGNLLFKGVLQACKELFNTTSDMSAVRPLPHYAPSDIVFCLDEQNRLVPSEKYLSQFHSGEIIRVDKETSKNIRWIALVMAPHGLLIKNKNLPAGMLAAKIRQLSIIGYTPIMISHISWTQFASAQERYS, from the exons ATGATGAGTGTGTTAGCGCAGAGGCTTAGCTGTTTTCGGTGTATGTATTCAGTACTGTTGAGGTTAAATGACAAGGGTAACTATGTCCAGCGGATGATGATCGACACGATGTCAGAGCACGGACTCGATAATCGTTTGACGCGCACGTCACACGCGCACCACGTGCGCAAACTGCATCAGTACCGAGAATTCGCGGTACTTTCCACCAATCGTCAGCAGGTCGACGTCAATATTCGACAGGTCACCGGTGACAGCGACAAGAGGACTGAGCCGGAGAAACTACAGGAAAATGAATATGCTCACAATCTATTTCTGAGTTCGAGCAACTACTCGAAGACGGTGTTGAGACCGATCATGGCGTACGCTTACGTCTCGAACGAGGAGGCTCTGGGACTCCTGGAGCAGAATTGGAGTCGGATGACGAGCGAAGAGGTATTATCGGCCATCAAGAAGGTGTCCTACAATATTTCTGGTAACAAAGATAAGCGCATTGATCCGGTCAAATACATGAATGCTTTCAAAGCATTGCCTATAGAGAAGCTGAGCGATAATGATctgataataatgatacgGCACCTAGTGccattttgtaattttgtaagtCATAGTTTTTATCACAGTTTTTACGAACATGTGGATAATGAATGCGTGAAGCGCTATCTGCAACTGAATATCAACGAGATGCTCTTACTCTGTGATATGATATATCAGATGATGCGCAACAAcaaatctaaatatatgtgGTACGCCATGAGGAAATTAGGTAACAAACCTAATAAGCTCTCTTCTAAACAACTGgtacaagttttattttttctgaatatatgTCGGAAGCCACCTATAAACATGTACGAGATTGAATATTGTTTGGAAAGGTGCATGAACGATTTATCTATCAATGAATTGGCAGTAGCAACGTTAGGTTTCTTCAAAACCGGCacgaaaattagaaatattatttttctggaTGAAATCATGAAGAAAACTATAGCCGAAATAGATATTGTGGACAGCGTCAGTATCGgagcaatttttaaattgatacg ATATAGTATGCAGCTCACGGCAATTCCTACATTTATGGACTTACTGAACGTTCTGGCACCTCACGAGCCGCGTTTTACGTTGATGTCTCTGATCCACATCGCGCACGCATGTGCGAGGGTTATGTTATATGATGAGGAGCTCATAGATAGAATAATCAAAAG ATTCaatagtgaaataaaaacagcgagattaaaagattttgagagatttttctttgtactCGCTAGTTTTAACGTTGATCCGAGTAACAGTATCTATCAAAATGTAATCGAGGAACTCAGAGCTAGTTGGGACACAAGTCGAGCTCAGGAAATATCAGA GTATCCACAAGTTGCTTCACGTATTTTAGGATATCTAGCCATATTAAGTATATACCCTACGGATTTGATTAAACGTATCATGTCGCCCGAATATATGAACAAGATATGCCGCAGCAATTATACTTATCTCTCGCGCGAATATTGTGTGCTGGACTACAGCCTCCGGCTGGAAGTACCTGAATACAATGGGCCATTTCTTAAGCCTTCTGTATGTCAGTTCCTAGAGAAG AAATATTTCAAGGAATTTTGCCAGACTGGCTTGGCAGAATCAACTCGGGGGAATCTGCTTTTTAAAGGCGTACTACAAGCGTGTAAG GAGTTGTTTAATACTACATCGGATATGTCGGCCGTCCGACCGTTGCCACACTATGCACCATCGGACATTGTCTTCTGTTTAGATGAACAGAATCGACTCGTACCATCAGAGAAATACTTATCGCAGTTTCACTCGGGTGAGATCATACGCGTGGACAAGGAAACTTCGAAGAATATCAGATGGATTGCCCTTGTCATGGCTCCCCATGGTCTTTTgataaagaacaaaaatttacCTGCTGGGATGTTAGCTGCAAAAATACGACAGTTATCCATAATTGGATATACTCCAATCATG